One genomic region from Augochlora pura isolate Apur16 chromosome 7, APUR_v2.2.1, whole genome shotgun sequence encodes:
- the Cutlet gene encoding chromosome transmission fidelity protein 18 homolog, with the protein MDSELPDPDEEFDLVHEDEYEVLREIEELERKKEEISQRTGNLSQVPKETCESNIVTPNVNKKLNELRHNVYKELNAPVNNKHNDLCTPGSSKEFDCSNNIESGNTKKRNYDDLFGDISDMIDLNDYVDINGPREKKPRWDQPNDIIEAVLSAREKFLEHSIGTIKRKPIEEKKDTISLRVPRWNFIALTRPHDAQRIYIRVKNDTEPIVKKSGHIFSSLLSVPYEHLKAEAEKIMVQNAKRVSCENANTATTDNMQGTELWVDKYRPRSYKELLSDESVNRQLLHWIKLWDKVVFNRNYVASRRKNQHSMFKNTKFTNENNFEEVDSKGFPIQRTVLLTGPPGLGKTTLAHLAAKHAGYNMVEINASDERSPDAFRQVLLSSTQMKAVMGKEPRPNCLILDEIDGAPAASIELLLKFLQGKLVQKGKKEKGKDNKHSTTCHRPVICICNDPYTPSLRPLRASALIIPVPEVSPARLADRLMEVSRKENLNVNADALLKLAEISGCDVRSCLGALQYMGGAKLGDNLSFALKDSRKGLFDSWKQILTIPMNRGGILSIPERVRLILKTVQYGETEKLAQGVFHNYPEICSDKLNYVDECLQWFQFYDEIISLVANAQVWSVMPYTNYAFIVWHLYFAKSRSVKLSYPSVQYEMHQKQTKSIGILTTVYRSSGRDVITLAVDIAPFLPDLLCPRLRTVSGHLHSAKERDDIARLVNVLLEYGLTFTQEKTLDGTYDYKLDPNIFEVGTFSECKHHRTLAYAVKQIIVQELEAERVRRATNALYKTNIPAKATESQTNTKKQNEIREAPSFEDKLKKIRSDMKENVRKDFFGKVITVKQDQQQELDDGSNNSRNFLRRRGIWYKYKEGFSNAVRRKLKMINLL; encoded by the exons atggaTTCTGAATTGCCTGATCCTGATGAAGAGTTTGATTTGGTTCATGAAGATGAATATGAAGTTTTAAGAGAAATCGAAG aacttGAACGGAAAAAAGAGGAGATATCACAAAGAACAGGAAATTTATCTCAGGTACCTAAGGAGACATGTGAATCCAATATTGTAACACCTAATGTAAACAAAAAGCTAAATGAACTTAGACATAATgtttataaagaattaaatgcGCCAGTAAATAACAAACACAATGATCTTTGTACTCCTGGTAGTAGCAAAGAATTTGATTGTTCCAATAATATTGAATCAGGCAACACCAAAAAACGGAACTATGATGACTTGTTTGGAGACATTTCTGATATGATAGATCTGAACGATTatg TTGATATCAATGGACCTAGAGAAAAGAAACCACGATGGGATCAGCCTAATGATATAATAGAAGCAGTATTAAGTGCCAGAGAAAAGTTCCTTGAACATAGTATAGGaactattaaaagaaaacCTATTGAAGA GAAAAAGGATACAATATCTTTAAGAGTTCCACGTTGGAACTTCATAGCTCTGACTAGACCGCATGATGCACAACGTATATACATCAGAGTAAAGAATGATACAGAACCCATTGTAAAGAAAAGTGGACATATATTTTCTAGTCTGTTATCTGTACCTTATGAGCACTTAAAAGCTGAAGctgaaaaaatt ATGGTACAGAATGCCAAACGAGTTAGTTGTGAAAATGCAAATACTGCCACCACAGATAATATGCAGGGCACTGAGTTATGGGTCGATAAGTATAGACCAAGATCGTATAAAGAATTGCTTTCAGATGAAAGCGTGAATAGACAATTATTACACTGGATAAAACTCTGGGATAAAGTGgtatttaatcgaaattatgTTGCATCTAGAAGGAAAAATCAACATTCGATGTTTAAAAACACGAAATTCAccaatgaaaacaatttcgaagaaGTAGACAGCAAAGGATTTCCAATTCAAAGAACAGTTTTATTAACTGGACCACCTGGATTGGGAAAAACCACATTAGCTCATTTAGCAGCTAAACATGCTGGATACAACATGGTGGAGATTAACGCTAGCGATGAAAGAAGTCCTGATGCTTTCAG ACAAGTCCTTCTTTCATCAACACAAATGAAAGCTGTAATGGGAAAGGAGCCACGACcgaattgtttaattctagATGAAATTGATGGCGCACCAGCAGCCTCAATCGAACTCTTGCTCAAATTTTTGCAAGGTAAATTAGTTCAGAAAGGTAAAaaggagaaagggaaagaTAATAAGCATTCAACTACTTGTCATCGGCCTGTAATATGCATTTGTAACGATCCATATACTCCTTCATTGAG ACCCCTTAGAGCATCTGCGCTTATTATACCAGTACCGGAAGTGAGTCCTGCGAGACTAGCCGATAGATTAATGGAAGTATCGCGAAAGGAAAATCTAAACGTCAACGCGGATGCACTTTTGAAATTAGCGGAAATATCTGGTTGCGATGTTAGATCATGTTTGGGAGCACTGCAATATATGGGTGGAGCCAAGTTAGGAGATAACTTGTCATTTGCATTGAAAGACAGCAGAAAAGGATTATTCGATTCATGGAAGCAAATACTAACAATACCTATGAACAGGGGTGGAATACTTTCTATTCCAGAGAGAGTTCGTCTTATATTGAAAACTGTACAATATG GGGAAACGGAAAAATTAGCACAGGGCGTATTTCACAACTATCCAGAAATCTGTTCTGACAAGTTGAACTACGTAGATGAGTGCTTACAGTGGTTTCAATTCTATGATGAGATAATATCTCTAGTTGCAAACGCACAAGTCTGGTCTGTTATGCCATATACGAATTACGCGTTCATCGTGTGGCATTTATATTTTGCCAAATCCAGAAGCGTTAAATTATCTTATCCTTCTGTACAATACGAA ATGCACCAAAAGCAAACAAAAAGTATAGGAATTCTAACAACAGTTTACAGAAGTAGCGGGCGTGATGTCATAACATTGGCAGTCGATATTGCTCCCTTTCTACCGGATCTACTATGTCCACGATTACGAACAGTTTCTGGGCACTTGCATTCAGCCAAAGAACGAGATGATATTGCTCGTTTGGTAAATGTTCTGCTCGAATATGGTTTAACATTCACGCAAGAAAAAACGCTTGATGGAACCTATGATTATAAGCTAGACCC GAATATATTTGAAGTTGGTACTTTCTCCGAGTGTAAACATCATCGAACTCTTGCATATGCGGTGAAACAAATAATAGTTCAAGAACTGGAAGCTGAACGCGTCCGCCGCGCCACAAATGCATTGTACAAAACAAATATTCCAGCAAAGGCAACGGAATCACAAACGAATACAAAGAAACAAAACGAAATTCGAGAGGCACCTTCCTTTGaagataaattgaaaaaaattagatcagatatgaaagaaaat GTGCGCAAAGATTTCTTTGGTAAAGTCATTACAGTGAAACAAGATCAGCAACAGGAATTAGACGACGGATCAAATAATTCGCGCAATTTTTTGAGGAGACGTGGcatttggtataaatataaagaaggTTTTAGCAACGCTGTGCGTCGCAaactaaaaatgataaatcttCTTTAA